The segment GAAACTATGCTCGCGATATTTTttacgaaataaaatattaaatagtgTTAAAAGTGCCTAAAAATAAGACTTTTAGATCAAAGAAGAGACAAGTGACGGACACAAATAAAATCTAAGTGCTAGTGTAATGGTAAAATGTGATATGGACAAACACAAAGAAGACAAAAGTTTAACGGACAAATTAAATGTACGAACTTTACGGTGACACATTCTATTCTTCGGCAAATCTTTACCAAAAATAAAACGAACACTAATAAACTCAGTGCTTGTGTGTTAAGAAGATACATCTGAAAATCTAGTGAGATAAGACAACAAAGAACAATTTAACGGCTTTCATTCCAAGATCTACCTACCtataacaaaatatataaaacgaCATCGACTCTGCTGCAAACAcgccaataataaataaacgcTTGACATTACTTTTGAAAAATCTATGAACAGTAAATATATTATTGAAACAAAATCATTATAAGAGAAAATTCATTAGGCATCTAACAAACATTCTATTAATAAAAGTGGTTCATAACGCCATCTGTACGTAAATACGAAGACAAAATTCCAGGTTCCATAAATCAACTAACATCACAGCACTCACAGCTAACAAGCCATATCTGGTGTCGCCATCTGTTGTACGCATGGCAAATCAAAACTGTCGGTAAAACAGAGGTACTACAATACCGTGTTGTCGACCATATTGGCAAATCAGAGATAACGTAAACAAATTTGACAGTTCGCAACTATGGACTCCATGGAGGAAATGAAATTAATGTTAAAGTCGATACAGGCTCAGCAGTTTAAACAAAGTGAAGAATTTAAATCACTGGGGGAATGTATTGCGAAACAAGTTTTGGACAAATTAGACGAAAGACTAGTGCTAATTGAACAGAAACAATCGAACCTGGAAAACAAATTGGAACTTCAGGAGAACCAAATCGAACAAATAGAACGCCGACTAAGGCAGCGAAATATAGTTTTGTTCGGCCTGGAAGAGAAAGAAAGAAGCTATTTTGACTTAGAAACTACTGTATTACGTACTATAAACAACACTATGCAAGTACAATGCCACGAAACTGACATAGAATCCTTAAGAAGACTTGGCAAGAAAAGAAGCAACGTCAGGCCTGTTGTCATCACATTCACTACACTCGGCAAGAAAATACAAGTCCTCCGTAAGAAGAAAAACCTAGAAGGTACGAATTACTACATTAAAGAAGACTTTACCGGAAAAGTACTGGAAAAAAGAAGAGAACTCCAAGATCAGGCAAAGAAGGAGCGAGACATGGGCAACAAGGTGATAATTAGGCAGGACAagctataatattaaaaaataaaaataaagacacATCAAGCCAGAACAGCGAACATCATAACTATAGCCACAAGAAAAGAACCATCAACTCGGTATACTCGCCCCCCCGGCAGACTTCAAACAAGGAAAATATTCCAGCAACACAAGTTAACCCCCAAGCTACAAAGAGAAACAAACACACAATTACAGACTATATGACGGCGCCTAAGGCAACTCCGATTAGCATGCAGGACTATACAACAGTGCAAAACCCCCCGACACCAGTGAATCCAGCGAACCCAAATCATAATGACAGTGAACCAAAAAACGCGTAACAAGAACCCCTCTCTGCCCCCGCCTCCCACCACGGCTGGTCCCCGAGGGAGAGCTAGACCACCACCCTCCAAGGACACCCACGCATACACAAAAAATGAGAACAAGATCATCCCTTACTCAAGGTAATAattttgaacaatcttctaaaCAGGCATTCAGAAATAAAGAACAAAATATACTACATATTGGAACATATAATGTTAGGACACTTAGATCTTACGAAAGACTACTAGAACTCTCAGAAAgtctaaaattaataaaatatgacaTTATTGGTCTCTCGGAAGTCAGACGACTAGGAACAGCAATCGAAGAACATAATGATTTTATTCTATGCTATTATGGCCAGACCCAAGGACTGTATGGAGTAGGATTCATAATAAAgaaatacttgaaaaataatatattaaaatttcaAGGATTATCAGAGAGAGTTGCCTTATTAAATATAGAAATTAACAATTTCCACCTTTCTATCATACAGGTATATGCTCCAACTGAAAAAGCCAAGGATGACCAAGTGAAGATTTTTTATGAAACCGTTGAAAAAGCATACCAGCTTGCGGgaaaaaatgtcataataaTGGGCGACTTCAACGCCAAGATTGGACATCCACAACCAGAAGAGCATATGGTCACAGGCAAATATGGCTATGGTTCCCGTAACCGGCGAGGTGAACTTTTGATAGATTATTGCCTCGAAAAAACCTGGCCATCATGAACACATATTTCAAGAAAAAACCAAATCGAAGATGGACATGGATCGCGCCAAATGAAAAAACAAAAAACGAAGTGGATTTTATCCTTACAAACCAGAAACATAGTATAACCAACATTGAAATTATTAACAAAATTGATTTCTCATCAGACCATAGACTAGTGCGAGCTACATGGTCACTCAAACATCCGAAAAAAGCAGATACAACTATAGAAATAGTACTCTGAAAACTCTACAGACAGATATTGAGAAAAAATGTTTCTTGGACAGTCTTGAAGTAGAAAGACAACCACTTATGACTCTGTCACCAGATGAAATAGCACAACTGTATCATGATAAACTCATAAAATGCATTCAGACAAGTTTAAAACATTCGCAAAAGGCTAGCCATAACATACATAAAAGCATATTATCTGACAGCACAAAGCAACTAATAGCAAAGCGAACTGAGCTGCAAAATACCAAACCCAAAACAAAAGAGATTAAATCAAAGTTGAGCGACATCTACAAAACTGTGAGTAAGAGTATAAAAGAAGACTATAAAAAACATAGAGAGTCAAACATTGAAAAACACCTTTATACTGACGGAAGTGTAAAAAAAGCCTACAAAGAACTCAGAACACATAAAAACTGGATCACAGAGCTGCTAACTTCAGACAATAATACTGCACTATCTAGAAATCAGATAATTGAAACTGCTACAACCTTTTACAGGAAGCTGTACAGTAGTCAAGAGCAAGAACCATCAACATTAAGCCTACCAGAAATAAGTGAAGTCCCAGTCATAGATGAAATTGTTATAATGAGACatataaaaaatctgaaaactgGAAAAAGTCCTGGGCCAGATCACATTTCTAATGAAATACTAAAGACTGCTGCTCCTTTATTAGTGACACCCTTGGCACATTTGTTTAATCTTATCCTTAAAACAGGGACAGCACCCGTAGAATGGACGCAGTCAAACATAATACTTTTGTATAAGAAAGGAAACCCCATGGACATAGGAAACTACAGGCCCATCAGTCTGATGTCTTgcacatacaaattattttcCTCAATCATACTATCGCAAATAAGTGAAACGATAGATAGCCACCAACCATGCGAACAAGCTGGGTTTAGGAGCGGGTACTCAACCATGGACCACATACACACCTTGGAACAGGTCATAGAAAAGTATCAGGAGTACCGAAGACCCTTATATACAGCATTTATTGATTATGCTAAAGCGTTCGATACAATATCACATTCCTCTATATGGAACGCTCTGACCCAGTGCAACGTGGACCCTGCATATATAAGAATAATAAGACACATTTATGAAAATTGCACCAGCAGAGTTCAATTAGACAAACTAGGACCAGATATATCTATTGACAGAGGTGTCAGACAGGGCGATCCTTTATCCCCAAAGTTATTCTTGGCAGTACTTGAATCTATCATCAAAAACCTTGACTGGAGAAATAAAGGAATATACATCAACGGTAAATACCTTAACCATCTGCGGTTCGCTGATGATATCGTAGTAATAGCAGAACACTACACTCAGCTAGAGTACATGGTACAATCTCTTCACGAAGCTAGTGCAAAAGTGGGTCTAAAAATGAACTTtcaaaaaacaaaacttatgactAACAGCACTCGAAGAGATATAACCGTTGATGGGACTCTACTGGAGTATGTAGACAGCTATATCTACTTAGGTAAGCAAATATCGTTTAACAGCCAGCGTAACGAAGAAGAAGTAAACCGAAGAGTAAAAATAAGCTGGAATAAATTCTGGAGCCTGAAAGAAATCCTGAAAAgcaatatgaatatgaaaattaagaaaaaagtcATGGATATGTGTATCCTGCCTTCGCTGACCTATGCAAGCCAAACCTGGTTGTTTACTGCAAAAGTAAAGTCAAAAATAACCACATGCCAGAGAGCCATGGAGAGAAGCTtgctaaatattaaaaaagtgcAGAGAATACCTCACATAAACATAAGAGCTGTAACAAAATTAATAGATGCACTCAAGCACGCCCAAACACAAAAATGGAGATGGGcag is part of the Leguminivora glycinivorella isolate SPB_JAAS2020 chromosome 3, LegGlyc_1.1, whole genome shotgun sequence genome and harbors:
- the LOC125224945 gene encoding uncharacterized protein LOC125224945; translation: MDSMEEMKLMLKSIQAQQFKQSEEFKSLGECIAKQVLDKLDERLVLIEQKQSNLENKLELQENQIEQIERRLRQRNIVLFGLEEKERSYFDLETTVLRTINNTMQVQCHETDIESLRRLGKKRSNVRPVVITFTTLGKKIQVLRKKKNLEGTNYYIKEDFTGKVLEKRRELQDQAKKERDMGNKVIIRQDKL